The Marinomonas profundi DNA segment TAAAGGCTTAACTGGTGGCTATCCTGGTGTGGTGTCCGTGACGCCTTATTATGAAAAAGTGAAAGAGTACAACTTTTTAGAAAGCCGTGATATTTGGGAATACAAATTGGATTTCACTCAGCAAGAGGTGAATCAATTTATCCGGCATGTATGGGAAGTCCGTAATACTTACATTGAATATTATTTTTTCTCAGAAAATTGCTCTTATCAGTTGTTGGCTATGTTAGATGCGAGTAGCGATCGTCTGAACACTACCAGAAACTTTAATTACTGGGCGATACCAGCAGATACGGTTCGCGAGCTGAAAGAGGCCGGTGTTTTATTGGAGGTAAGTTATCGTCCATCGGTAGTGGCGCAGATGGAGCATATGCTTGAATCACTTAATGACGAGCAAGTACGTGAAGTTAAAGCACTGGTGTTACATGAAACGCTTTCATTGGATGGCTTATCTGACTTTACCGAACATGAGCAAGCCCAAATACTGGAGGTGGCATATCAGTATAGTCGTTACCTTTCTGCTCGAGAGAAATCCACTCTGGCGTATTTGAATAATCGCTCTATCAGGCTTCTTTCATTACGCAGTAAGTACGATGCAACGAATGTATTTACGCCCGTTGATACGCCACAAATTAGAGATGATGAAGGCCATAAAACGCAGCGTATTGGTGTTACTTTCGGCGAGACCGAAGGGAATACTTTTGGTTTGCTTGAGTATCGTCCGTCTTACCATGATTTGTTGGACGCCAAAGGGGGTTACCTCGAAGGAGCCGAATTGTCTATGTTTAGTGGCAGCTTGGGAGTGAGTGAAGATAATAGCCTTCGTATTGAAGAGATATCTTTCATTAATATTCGCTCTTTAGCGCCGTCAAATGCGCTAGTAACACCGAAGTCTTGGCAGATAAATGGTTCCTTAATTAGAGATTTTGTTGTCGATGATGCGCTGGTTTTTCGCCTAAAAGGTGGGGCAGGGATGACCGAAAAAGTCTCGAACCATTTATTTACCCTGTTGATCAATGGCAGTGCTTCCGTTGGTGATCAATATCAAGAAAGCTACCAACAAAAATACAGGCTTCAGTTTGGTCCACAGTTGCAGTGGTTATATTCAGGCGATACCCATCGGGTGATGGCTTCCTACGAGTATTTGGATGATGTTGACCAACACGCCGCCACACTCAAAGTGGCTAAGATTGAATGGTCTTACTTGGTTGATCCTGATTGGCAGATTCGTGTCAAGCTTGAGCAACAGAAGCAAGACAGTATGAAACAAAATACGAGCCAAGTATCACTATTGCACTATTTTTAATTCGACTATAACGCTAGGAGTCCGTTAAAAAATGTCTAGGGTCTATTGGCTAAATTGCACTTGAAGCGCTGTGCGTCACTGCTGTGATTTCTTTGGAATAAGCGGCTAGAAAAAAGGCTTTGCCCTACTGAGTCAGTGAGGCAAGGCCTTTTTTGTGTGTCATTGCAGATTATAAATGTTAGCTGGTAGCGCTATTAACTTACCATTTTGTGTGGATCAATAACGAATTTCTTCGCCGCGCCACCGTCAAAATCGGCATAGCCTTGTGGTGCTTGGTCAAGTGAAATCATTTGCACGTTTACGGCTTTGGCGATGTCGATTTTATCAAACAAAATGGCTTGCATTAGGGCGCGATGGTATTTCATCACTGGGCATTGGCCGGTATGAAGCGAATGAGATTTCGCCCAACCAAGACCAAAACGCATGCTCAAACTGCCTTGTTTTGCCGCGTCATCGGTTGCCCCTGGGTCTTCTGTCACATATAAACCCGGAATACCAATTTGTCCACCAGCGCGTGTCATTTGCATGGCGGAATTTAACACCACCGCTGGAGATTCTTGATGGTGATTACAGCCACAAGCGTGGGCTTCAAACCCCACACAATCGACAAACGCATCCACTTCACGGTCACCAAGAATGGCTTCAATTTTATCTTGAATATCACCTTCTTGAGTAAGGTCGATTGTTTCGCAACCGAAAGAACGCGCTTGATTGAGACGATCTTCCACCATATCACCGACAATCACACAGGCTGCGCCCAACAAATGTGCAGAAGCCGCTGCCGCTAAACCAACCGGGCCAGCCCCCGCGATATAAACGGTAGAGCCTGGGCCAACGCCCGCCGTGACACAGCCATGGAAACCAGTAGGGAAAATATCAGATAGTAACGTGAGGCTTTGGATTTTCTCACGGGCTTGATCGGCATCGGGGAATTTAAGCAAATTGAAATCGGCGTAAGGCACCATCACATAATCCGCTTGGCCGCCAACCCAGCCGCCCATGTCCACGTAACCATAAGCCGCACCGGGGCGAGCAGGGTTAACGTTGAGACAAATACCGGTTTTGCCTTCTTTACAGTTACGACAGCGACCACAAGCAATGTTAAACGGCACAGACACCAAATCGCCAACCTTGATAAATTCTACATCGCGGCCGCACTCTATGACTTCGCCAGTGATTTCGTGACCTAGCACCAAGCCTTTTTCTGCGGTTGTACGACCCCGAACCATGTGTTGATCACTGCCACAAATATTAGTGGTAACGACTTTTAGAATAACGCCATGATCACAACGGCGCTTGCCAATAGCGAGCTCAGGAAAGGGAATGGCTTCTACCTTGACCGTGCCATTACCTTGGTAAATAACACCGCGATTTGCATATGTACTCATAAGACATCCTTTTTTGCTGTTGTTTTTGTTTTTAGCTATGTCTGGTTATTTTGTCACCAGTGGTAAAAAGAATAGTCCTTTATGCGACAGAAAGTCATGCTGAAAACGACTTCATGTAACAGATATTGATCCTTCCTTATTTTGTTCGTAATGTTGCGGTCAGGCGTAGGTGTTCATCAGCACACCTTCTCCACCGTATAGGTGACTTAGACATCGGTTGTGTTGTTTGCTGTATTTCATCGGAGGGTGTTTAGGGGAGGGATTTTGCTTCTTCTTTTAGCCAGTGCTTTAGGTGTCTGATGGCGTCTTCATTTTTGCGGCTTTCTTTGTAGGCGAGGTAGAAGCTGTCGCCTGTTTTGAAGGCTTTGCAGGGGAGTCTTTTGAGTGTGGTCTCTTCGTATTTTTCATTCATCATGTAGTCGTTAACTAGGGCGATGCCGAGTGAATGTTTGGCGGCTTCGCAGGCGAGCATGAGGTGGCTAAAGTGGTGGAACTGTGTGGTGCTGGGGAGCGGGTGGTTGAGATTTTCAAACCAGTGTTTCCAGTCTTCTGTGTGTTTGTCGTAGATGCTGTTTGAGGTGATGAGTGGAAATTGTGCGAGTAACTCGGGTGTTGTGTTGAGTTTGTGTTCTAACTCTTGATTCGATGTGGCGTTCAGGCGATTTTTTAAGGCATCAAAGTAGGCATGGCTACAAACCGGGAATAGCTCTTCTTGGTAGAGCGGTTCAAATGAAAAGCCTCTTTTCTGTTTTTCGACTGTGATAAAAAAGTCTGCAGTGCGATCCGATAGGTCAGGAGAGCCGTGGCTCATTTCAATGCTGAGCTCGAGGCTTGGGTGTAATCGCTTCAAATCAGGCAGCCTTGGT contains these protein-coding regions:
- a CDS encoding Lnb N-terminal periplasmic domain-containing protein, with amino-acid sequence MRFLVLLWLMLLCGFASAGDVRVMSANDDSMITELAQNSSWLDLLHYHQIGVISPYESQIDDAAFFLSPLGQSDPKAELLATIVAFQTPYEGNDLNQAAQCLYPARLSWLKKQSLGIDFIEPECPEFQDWFNRINGESIYLVFPAAYLNSPSSMYGHTLLRVKKKGNDSPLLDYAVNYAANANPEDNSLVFSYKGLTGGYPGVVSVTPYYEKVKEYNFLESRDIWEYKLDFTQQEVNQFIRHVWEVRNTYIEYYFFSENCSYQLLAMLDASSDRLNTTRNFNYWAIPADTVRELKEAGVLLEVSYRPSVVAQMEHMLESLNDEQVREVKALVLHETLSLDGLSDFTEHEQAQILEVAYQYSRYLSAREKSTLAYLNNRSIRLLSLRSKYDATNVFTPVDTPQIRDDEGHKTQRIGVTFGETEGNTFGLLEYRPSYHDLLDAKGGYLEGAELSMFSGSLGVSEDNSLRIEEISFINIRSLAPSNALVTPKSWQINGSLIRDFVVDDALVFRLKGGAGMTEKVSNHLFTLLINGSASVGDQYQESYQQKYRLQFGPQLQWLYSGDTHRVMASYEYLDDVDQHAATLKVAKIEWSYLVDPDWQIRVKLEQQKQDSMKQNTSQVSLLHYF
- the fdhA gene encoding formaldehyde dehydrogenase, glutathione-independent — translated: MSTYANRGVIYQGNGTVKVEAIPFPELAIGKRRCDHGVILKVVTTNICGSDQHMVRGRTTAEKGLVLGHEITGEVIECGRDVEFIKVGDLVSVPFNIACGRCRNCKEGKTGICLNVNPARPGAAYGYVDMGGWVGGQADYVMVPYADFNLLKFPDADQAREKIQSLTLLSDIFPTGFHGCVTAGVGPGSTVYIAGAGPVGLAAAASAHLLGAACVIVGDMVEDRLNQARSFGCETIDLTQEGDIQDKIEAILGDREVDAFVDCVGFEAHACGCNHHQESPAVVLNSAMQMTRAGGQIGIPGLYVTEDPGATDDAAKQGSLSMRFGLGWAKSHSLHTGQCPVMKYHRALMQAILFDKIDIAKAVNVQMISLDQAPQGYADFDGGAAKKFVIDPHKMVS
- a CDS encoding LysR substrate-binding domain-containing protein, producing MLPPLKSLPVFEAVARLNSFSLAANELSVSQSAISHQIRMLENYLGENLFHRQGRHLELTKEGKLYFDSISHSLLQIESATNQIKGQHKTHIRLAVYSSFAVYWLIPRLPDLKRLHPSLELSIEMSHGSPDLSDRTADFFITVEKQKRGFSFEPLYQEELFPVCSHAYFDALKNRLNATSNQELEHKLNTTPELLAQFPLITSNSIYDKHTEDWKHWFENLNHPLPSTTQFHHFSHLMLACEAAKHSLGIALVNDYMMNEKYEETTLKRLPCKAFKTGDSFYLAYKESRKNEDAIRHLKHWLKEEAKSLP